A window of the Candidatus Nanopelagicales bacterium genome harbors these coding sequences:
- a CDS encoding SHOCT domain-containing protein — MWFTAELQEAVAMWIVAKEDTMMDWNDVGGSWGNGWMIGMMLVVLLISLGFGAWALVTLTRSDKRTPAATESARQILDRRLASGEIDQEQYQQLRRTLANGSQAAPYVPRK, encoded by the coding sequence ATGTGGTTCACAGCAGAGCTTCAGGAGGCCGTAGCAATGTGGATCGTGGCTAAGGAGGACACCATGATGGACTGGAATGACGTAGGCGGTTCTTGGGGGAACGGCTGGATGATCGGGATGATGCTGGTCGTCTTGCTGATCAGCCTCGGGTTCGGGGCTTGGGCGTTGGTCACCTTGACGCGATCCGACAAACGGACACCCGCCGCTACCGAAAGCGCCCGACAGATCCTCGACCGGCGGCTCGCTAGTGGAGAGATCGACCAGGAGCAGTACCAGCAGCTTCGGCGTACGCTGGCCAACGGTTCCCAAGCGGCTCCGTACGTTCCGCGCAAGTAG